The Candidatus Paceibacterota bacterium genome includes a window with the following:
- the rpsM gene encoding 30S ribosomal protein S13 codes for MMRILGITLPDEKRLEIALTALFGIGRSRAQMILKEAAIDFGRKAKELSVDEENKIRAIVEGYKIEADLKREVSSNIKRLKDIKSYRGSRHAKRLPARGQRTKTNARTHKGVKKTMGTGRRKESKT; via the coding sequence ATAATGCGTATTTTAGGTATAACACTTCCAGATGAAAAAAGACTTGAGATAGCTCTCACTGCTCTTTTCGGTATAGGCCGTTCCCGAGCTCAAATGATTCTAAAGGAGGCCGCTATCGATTTTGGCCGAAAAGCCAAGGAGCTTTCAGTAGACGAAGAAAATAAAATCCGCGCTATTGTGGAAGGTTATAAAATTGAGGCCGATCTCAAACGTGAGGTTAGTTCAAACATCAAGCGTCTCAAGGACATTAAATCATACCGTGGCAGTCGACATGCCAAGAGACTTCCAGCTCGTGGACAGCGTACCAAAACAAATGCCCGCACCCATAAAGGGGTTAAGAAGACTATGGGTACCGGCCGGCGCAAGGAGTCAAAGACCTAG
- the rpsK gene encoding 30S ribosomal protein S11, giving the protein MASLKKRVDTGTLFVQSTYNNTILTLGDAKGNVIAQSSSGAIGFKGAKKGTPFAAAKVGELLGAKAQTLGMKEVAVIVKGVGSGRESSIRGFVSKGINILSIKDVTPVPHNGPKPKKPRRV; this is encoded by the coding sequence ATGGCTAGCCTAAAAAAGCGGGTAGACACCGGCACACTTTTTGTGCAGTCTACCTACAACAACACCATCCTTACTCTCGGGGACGCCAAAGGCAATGTGATTGCTCAATCCTCATCAGGGGCCATCGGCTTCAAGGGAGCAAAAAAAGGAACTCCTTTTGCAGCTGCAAAAGTCGGCGAGCTTCTTGGGGCAAAGGCACAGACCCTCGGAATGAAAGAGGTGGCGGTCATAGTCAAAGGCGTAGGCTCTGGTCGAGAATCATCGATCAGAGGTTTTGTTTCTAAGGGGATAAATATTTTGAGTATTAAGGATGTCACACCTGTGCCTCACAACGGTCCAAAACCCAAAAAACCGCGACGAGTATAG
- the infA gene encoding translation initiation factor IF-1, which produces MDTKKSIEAAYGVVTEALPNTLFRVRLDGQENDILAYLGGKMRMNRIRVLVGDRVSVELDPYGGKGRIVKRM; this is translated from the coding sequence ATGGATACCAAAAAAAGTATTGAAGCCGCATACGGCGTAGTCACCGAGGCGTTGCCCAACACTCTTTTCCGTGTCCGATTAGACGGTCAAGAAAATGATATCTTGGCCTATTTAGGAGGCAAGATGCGGATGAACCGTATCCGAGTCCTAGTGGGTGACAGGGTTTCTGTAGAGCTCGATCCATACGGTGGGAAGGGGAGGATTGTCAAAAGAATGTAA
- the rpmJ gene encoding 50S ribosomal protein L36 has translation MKVKTSVKAMCAKCKVVRRKGYLYVVCKSNPRHKQRQG, from the coding sequence ATGAAGGTCAAAACTTCAGTCAAAGCAATGTGCGCAAAATGTAAAGTCGTCCGACGTAAGGGCTATCTTTATGTTGTCTGCAAATCAAACCCTCGCCATAAACAGCGACAAGGCTAA